From the Daucus carota subsp. sativus chromosome 8, DH1 v3.0, whole genome shotgun sequence genome, one window contains:
- the LOC108198947 gene encoding cytochrome P450 CYP72A219-like codes for MEVLFAASVAISVILAILAHSALKLHQRLWIRPKKLEKQLKELGFKGNPYRFLHGDMKEYFSIAQAANSKPINFSHDIGARLLPYEHRIVEKHGKNSFVWFGAKPRLNIMDPMLVKEILFKHEEFHKVYPDPIADLVVGGLSTTHAETWTRRRKILNVAFNVEKLKGTLPVLYLSCKDTVSKWKGLVSAGTTEIDVWPYIEILARDMISRAAFGSFYEEGRRIFQLHDMQADLAFQVMVSSYIPWSRHFKFGANKKMKELNKEMTGQLTRIIKKREKALKMGQKVNTDDLLSVLMDATKKDIQEGSGMSMEEVIDECKLFYSAGADSTARLLVWTIVCLSKHGDWQSRAREEVFQVMGDKDIDCEKLNQLKIITMILNEVLRLYPPSALLLRATSKKMKLGNLTIPAWVHLTMPVIFHNHDSEIWGEDAKEFNPQRLSEGISNATKGSPVFIPFSWGPRTCIGQHLVLIEARIAIAMILQSFSLELSPSYLHAPELTFLLKPQYGAKIILQEL; via the exons ATGGAAGTACTGTTTGCAGCTTCAGTAGCAATCTCAGTTATTCTAGCTATACTTGCTCATTCTGCACTGAAATTACATCAAAGGCTATGGATTAGGCCCAAAAAGTTGGAAAAACAATTGAAAGAGCTGGGATTTAAAGGCAATCCTTATAGATTTCTGCATGGAGACATGAAGGAATACTTCAGCATAGCTCAAGCAGCAAATTCCAAGCCTATCAACTTCTCCCATGACATTGGAGCCCGGCTCTTGCCATATGAGCATCGAATCGTCGAAAAGCACG GTAAAAACTCATTTGTGTGGTTTGGAGCCAAACCAAGGCTGAACATTATGGATCCGATGCTAGTTAAGGAGATTTTGTTTAAGCATGAGGAGTTTCATAAAGTGTATCCAGATCCAATTGCTGACCTTGTTGTAGGAGGGCTTTCGACAACTCATGCTGAGACATGGACAAGACGTCGGAAGATTCTTAATGTAGCTTTTAATGTTGAGAAGCTAAAG GGCACATTACCGGTACTTTACTTGAGTTGTAAAGATACAGTCAGTAAGTGGAAGGGATTAGTCTCAGCAGGAACAACTGAAATTGATGTTTGGCCTTATATAGAAATTCTGGCTCGTGATATGATTTCGCGAGCAGCTTTTGGCAGTTTTTATGAAGAAGGAAGAAGAATATTTCAACTCCATGATATGCAAGCTGATCTCGCCTTCCAGGTCATGGTATCTAGTTACATCCCCTGGTCGAG gcACTTCAAATTTGGAGCAAACAAGAAAATGAAAGAATTAAACAAGGAGATGACTGGTCAACTGACTCGAATCATCAAAAAACGAGAGAAGGcacttaaaatgggacagaaggTAAACACTGATGACTTGTTGAGCGTATTAATGGATGCAACGAAGAAGGATATACAGGAAGGATCGGGAATGAGTATGGAAGAAGTGATTGATGAGTGCAAGTTGTTTTACTCAGCTGGAGCCGATTCAACTGCACGTTTGCTTGTGTGGACTATTGTATGCCTGAGCAAACATGGTGACTGGCAATCTCGTGCCAGAGAAGAGGTTTTCCAAGTAATGGGTGATAAAGATATCGACTGTGAAAAGCTTAACCAGCTCAAAATT ATAACGATGATATTGAACGAGGTGCTTAGGTTATATCCACCATCAGCTCTGCTCCTGCGAGCTACTTCCAAGAAAATGAAACTAGGAAATCTGACTATACCCGCGTGGGTGCACTTGACCATGCCAGTCATTTTTCACAACCACGACAGTGAAATTTGGGGTGAAGACGCGAAAGAGTTTAATCCACAAAGGCTTTCTGAAGGCATTTCTAATGCAACAAAAGGATCTCCCGTGTTCATTCCATTCAGTTGGGGTCCTAGAACGTGCATCGGCCAACACTTGGTCCTGATAGAAGCCAGGATCGCGATTGCAATGATCCTGCAGAGCTTCTCACTTGAGCTTTCTCCGTCCTATTTACATGCTCCCGAGCTTACTTTTCTCCTTAAACCTCAGTATGGTGCTAAAATTATACTGCAAGAGCTATAA